The following coding sequences are from one Panicum hallii strain FIL2 chromosome 5, PHallii_v3.1, whole genome shotgun sequence window:
- the LOC112893552 gene encoding cell number regulator 8 has translation MGAAADNHEEESSPLLPAAVSAAIPADEKPPQAPALAPEATKLYADGVPVVMGEPVAAHAIPRESWSSGILSCLGRNDEFCSSDLEVCLLGSVAPCVLYGSNVERLAAGQSTFANNCLPYTGLYMLGNSLFGWNCLAPWFSHPTRTAIRRRYNLEGSFEAFTRQCGFCGGLVEDEERREHLEVACDLATHYLCHPCALCQEGRELRRRVPHPGFNNGRSVFVMMPPMEQTMGRGM, from the exons atgggcgccgccgccgacaaCCACGAGGAGGAGTCGAGCCCCCTCCTCCCAGCTGCGGTCAGCGCCGCCATCCCCGCGGACGAGAAGCCCCCGCAGGCGCCGGCTCTGGCTCCGGAGGCCACCAAGCTCTACGCCGATGGGGTCCCCGTCGTGATGGGCGAGCCGGTCGCGGCCCACGCCATCCCGCGGGAGAGCTGGAGCTCCGGGATCCTCTCCTGCCTCGGCCGCAACGACGAGTTCTGCAGCAGCGACCTCGAAGTGT GTCTTCTTGGAAGCGTAGCACCATGTGTGCTGTATGGCAGTAATGTTGAGAGGCTTGCGGCTGGACAAAGCACTTTTGCAAACAACTGTTTGCCTTACACTGGTCTCTATATGCTTGGAAACTCCCTCTTTGGGTGGAACTGCCTAGCCCCATGGTTCTCTCATCCCACTCGTACAGCTATTCGTCGGCGCTACAATCTCGAG GGTAGCTTTGAGGCTTTCACCAGGCAATGTGGGTTCTGCGGCGGTCTGGTCGAGGATGAGGAGAGACGCGAGCACCTAGAGGTTGCCTGTGACCTTGCAACCCACTACCTCTGCCACCCCTGCGCCCTCTGCCAGGAGGGGCGCGAGCTGCGCCGCAGGGTCCCCCATCCCGGTTTCAACAATGGGCGCTCCGTCTTCGTCATGATGCCACCCATGGAGCAGACGATGGGTCGTGGCATGTGA
- the LOC112891768 gene encoding uncharacterized protein LOC112891768, with the protein MTMEERRLTDLARMVPATLLLVGTSEKVITSIKGARELLAGDKWGFDDSDDPASPPSNHARGGDRGASDPVETTGGGDHSVETTGGGDHSVGGVPLKPTCGSPANLRGGIPVNNGGGEGTIGIRDCTSPGFDKWADAADILATALAPEGHLPVAYREITRLVSLHAEAGHVFVVCAARLGLQHVDDDDDEDARTGVQTDHNAPWKRWMDLREAAVRHAHDALLRLSCAASAAAAAEDFLRWRSNESPRWEGWRSAARQLVQDARRSLGEAKDAVRLMRDAVLCEFFETWMILKRA; encoded by the coding sequence ATGACAATGGAGGAGCGACGGTTAACGGATCTGGCGCGGATGGTGCCGGCGACCCTCCTGCTCGTCGGCACCTCGGAAAAGGTCATCACGAGCATCAAGGGCGCCCGCGAGCTGCTCGCCGGGGACAAGTGGGGATTTGACGACTCCGACGACCCCGCGTCTCCGCCTTCGAATCACGCCCGAGGCGGAGACCGCGGCGCCAGCGACCCGGTGGAGACCACCGGAGGCGGCGATCACAGCGTGGAGACCACAGGAGGCGGCGACCACAGCGTCGGTGGCGTACCCTTGAAGCCGACTTGCGGCAGCCCGGCCAACCTCCGCGGCGGGATCCCCGTGaacaacggcggcggcgagggcaccATTGGAATCCGGGATTGCACGTCCCCCGGCTTCGACAAGTGGGCCGACGCTGCCGACATCCTCGCCACCGCGCTGGCCCCAGAGGGCCACCTCCCCGTCGCCTACCGCGAGATCACGCGCCTCGTCTCGCTTCACGCCGAGGCCGGGCACGTCTTCGTCGTCTGCGCCGCGCGCCTCGGCCTCCAACAcgtcgacgacgacgatgacgaaGACGCGCGTACCGGCGTCCAAACCGACCACAACGCGCCGTGGAAGCGGTGGATGGACCTCCGGGAGGCCGCCGTCCGCCACGCCCACGACGCGCTGCTCCGGTTGAGCTGCGCCGCGTCGGCGGCTGCCGCGGCCGAGGACTTCCTCCGGTGGCGCTCCAACGAGTCCCCGCGCTGGGAAGGGTGGcggtcggcggcgaggcagcTCGTGCAGGACGCCAGGCGCAGCCTCGGCGAGGCCAAGGACGCGGTGAGGCTGATGCGCGACGCCGTGCTGTGTGAGTTCTTCGAGACCTGGATGATTCTGAAACGCGCGTAA
- the LOC112893551 gene encoding probable glucuronosyltransferase Os01g0157700 — MEPVERSKKRVQPWIKAAMHFSLCFAVGALAALAPLAATGAPSAANIRSSFLGPFNNVQRAVAAPASPPVPDLGLLLIVTTTRPDAGMEQDASLARLAHTLRHVAPPLLWIVVGAENRTATARAVRVLRGTGVMFRQLTYDARNFIDADAVDEVEHQRNVALSHIERHRLNGLVHFAGASSIYDLRFFQELRQIRGFAAWPVATISPAEQKIRVEGATCNSSQIIGWYSKDSSTNGSQRTSTAVGAVDTSASNRNSSSEPLKINISGIGFRSSMLWDSGGSFIRRNSSAGATQDFIQIVHQMAMEGVTSDCSESQITLWHLDMPRFTLIPEGQETQQQQSLVVRDEDKPTT; from the exons ATGGAGCCGGTCGAGAGGTCCAAGAAGAGGGTGCAACCATGGATCAAAGCCGCCATGCACTTCTCCCTTTGCTTCGCCGTCGGCGCACTCGCCGCCCTCGCGCCGCTGGCCGCCACCGGCGCCCCGTCGGCCGCCAACATCCGCTCCTCGTTTCTCGGCCCGTTCAACAACGTTCAGCGAGCAGTAGCGGCGCCGGCGTCACCACCTGTCCCGGACCTCGGCCTCCTCTTGATCGTCACGACCACGCGCCCCGACGCCGGGATGGAGCAGGACGCCTCGCTGGCCCGGCTCGCGCACACGCTGCggcacgtcgcgccgccgctgctctgGATCGTGGTGGGCGCCGAGAacaggacggcgacggcgagggcggTCCGGGTGCTGCGTGGCACCGGGGTCATGTTCCGGCAGCTCACCTATGATGCCAGGAACTTCATCGACGCTGACGCCGTCGACGAGGTGGAACACCAGAGGAACGTCGCGCTGAGCCACATCGAGCGGCACCGGCTGAACGGGCTCGTTCATTTTGCCGGCGCTTCCAGCATCTACGACCTCCGCTTCTTTCAAGAGCTCAGGCAAATCCG AGGTTTTGCAGCATGGCCGGTAGCAACAATCTCACCAGCAGAGCAGAAGATAAGAGTAGAGGGAGCAACCTGCAACTCATCACAAATCATAGGCTGGTACTCAAAGGATTCAAGCACTAATGGATCACAAAGAACCTCCACCGCCGTGGGTGCCGTAGATACCAGCGCAAGCAACAGGAACTCAAGCTCCGAACCTCTGAAAATAAACATCTCTGGAATTGGGTTCAGGAGCTCAATGCTATGGGATTCTGGAGGGTCATTCATCAGGAGAAACTCATCAGCAGGCGCTACTCAG GATTTCATCCAGATTGTACATCAAATGGCTATGGAAGGCGTCACTTCTGACTGCTCCGAGTCTCAGATAACGTTGTGGCACCTAGACATGCCAAGATTTACTCTAATACCTGAAGGACAGGAGACTCAACAGCAGCAAAGTCTAGTGGTGAGAGACGAAGATAAACCCACGACATGA
- the LOC112893554 gene encoding mitochondrial import inner membrane translocase subunit TIM14-1-like, which translates to MATPLIAGLAVAATALAGRYGIQAWQAYKARPIVPRMRKFYEGGFQPTMNRREAALILGVRESANTEKVKEAHKRVMVANHPDAGGSHYLASKINEAKDVLTGKTKGGGSAF; encoded by the exons ATG GCAACGCCTCTTATAGCAGGACTTGCAGTTGCAGCAACTGCTCTTGCTGGTAGATATGGCATCCAAGCTTGGCAAGCTTATAAGGCAAGGCCTATAGTTCCAAGGATGCGCAAATTCTATGAAGGTGGCTTTCAACCTACAATGAACCGAAGGGAAGCTGCATTAATCCTTGGTGTCAG GGAATCTGCCAACACAGAGAAGGTCAAAGAGGCACACAAGAGGGTTATGGTCGCCAACCATCCAGATGCGGGTGGAAGTCATTACCTTGCTTCAAAGATTAACGAGGCGAAGGATGTGTTGACGGGGAAAACCAAAGGAGGCGGGTCGGCCTTTTGA
- the LOC112895237 gene encoding importin subunit alpha-2: MADGSASASASASPSSASPHQNHRDAIKFSVHNSASSRRREHAIAVGKERREALMRAKRVCRAPLFGSDKTVMEEGDMVIDEEKADLEARTAQAVEELKSALSTQGKGAQKKKIEVLRALRRLLSQSEVPPVEAAIKAGAIPLLVQYLSFGSSDEQLLEAAWCLTNIAAGEPEETKSLLPALPLLIAHLGEKSSTLVAEQCAWAIGNVAGEGADLRSKLLAQGALWPLARLMLSNKGSTARTAAWALSNLIKGPDPKAANELISIDGVLNAIIRNLEKADEELATEVAWVVVYLSALSEKATSIIVRSSVPQLLIGRLLSSENLQLLIPVLRSLGNLVAGDGYMVDSVLIVGNSITDQALSGLVKCLKSDNRVLKKEASWAMSNIAAGSFEHKKLIFASEAMPLLMHLLMTAQFDIRREAAYTLGNVCVVPAGNAGPPNIIVDHLVAIINGGTLPGFINLVRSADMESARLGLQFLELVMRGYPNGQGPKLVEREDGIEAMERFQFHENELMRNMANGLVDKYFGEDYGLD, from the exons ATGGCCGACGGaagcgcctccgcctccgcctccgcctcgccgtCCTCCGCTTCTCCTCACCAGAACCACCgagatgccatcaagttctcaG TGCACAATTCAGCATCTAGCCGGAGGAGGGAACATGCTATTGCAGTAGGGAAGGAAAGAAGGGAAGCCTTGATGCGTGCAAAGCGTGTATGTCGAGCTCCTCTTTTTGGCAGTGACAAGACTGTAATGGAAGAGGGTGATATGGTTATTGATGAGGAGAAAGCAGATCTTGAAGCACGGACTGCTCAAGCTGTTGAAGAATTGAAATCTGCTTTATCAACCCA GGGAAAAGGGGCTCAGAAGAAGAAAATAGAGGTGCTTCGTGCTTTAAGACGTTTGTTGTCACAGTCTGAAGTACCTCCTGTTGAAGCAGCAATTAAAGCTGGAGCGATACCTCTTCTAGTGCAGTATCTGTCATTTGGATCATCAGATGAACAG TTGCTAGAGGCAGCTTGGTGCCTTACAAACATAGCAGCGGGGGAACCAGAAGAAACTAAGTCCTTACTGCCTGCTCTACCGCTGCTCATTGCTCACCTTGGTG AGAAGAGCTCCACACTTGTCGCTGAGCAATGTGCATGGGCCATTGGTAATGTTGCTGGTGAAGGAGCAGACCTGAGAAGCAAATTACTCGCTCAAGGTGCTTTGTGGCCCCTTGCTCGTTTAATGCTGTCAAACAAGGGTTCTACAGCAAGGACTGCTGCTTGGGCATTGTCAAATCTTATCAAG GGGCCTGATCCCAAGGCTGCGAATGAGCTTATTAGCATTGACGGTGTGCTGAATGCAATCATACGGAACTTGGAGAAGGC GGATGAAGAGCTAGCAACTGAGGTGGCGTGGGTAGTGGTCTATCTTTCAGCACTTTCAGAAAAAGCTACCAGCATAATAGTAAGAAGTTCGGTGCCTCAATTGCTGATTGGACGCCTCCTATCATCTGAGAATTTGCAGTTACTCATTCCG GTACTTCGCAGTTTAGGAAATCTTGTAGCCGGTGATGGATACATGGTTGATTCAGTCCTAATTGTTGGAAACAGTATCACAG ATCAAGCCTTATCAGGTCTTGTAAAGTGTTTGAAGAGTGACAATAGGGTTCTCAAAAAG GAGGCATCATGGGCCATGTCAAATATTGCAGCAGGCAGTTTCGAGCACAAGAAATTGATCTTTGCCAGTGAGGCGATGCCTCTGCTGATGCACCTCCTCATGACTGCACAATTCGACATCCGCAGGGAAGCAGCATATACCCTGGGCAATGTGTGTGTTGTCCCAGCAGGAAATGCTGGGCCCCCAAATATAATTGTGGATCATTTGGTCGCTATCATAAATGGTGGGACCCTTCCTGGGTTTATAAATTTGGTGAGATCTGCTGACATGGAGAGCGCGAGGCTTGGGCTTCAGTTCCTGGAACTG GTGATGAGGGGATACCCCAATGGACAAGGTCCAAAGCTCGTGGAGAGGGAGGACGGCATCGAGGCTATGGAGAGATTTCAGTTCCATGAGAACGAGCTGATGAGGAATATGGCCAACGGATTGGTCGACAAGTACTTTGGCGAAGACTATGGCCTCGATTGA
- the LOC112892831 gene encoding uncharacterized protein LOC112892831 — protein MAARWTVLFRLRAVEVAVRCVGARELAHGGASDDLALAASSMKAAELFALYGASANPMLPLPSVQHVPDRNHPVRLALSLFQSARAYTEEACGCMQTCCVHLRTADDLLAVPALPCMDGLLDVERFIALHAGVKAALDLARVSAALAITAHWLVS, from the exons ATGGCGGCGCGATGGACGGTGCTGTTCCGGCTGCGGGCGGTCGAGGTGGCGGTCCGCTGCGTCGGCGCCCGCGAG CTTGCTCACGGGGGCGCGTCCGACGACCTAGCCCTCGCCGCGTCCTCGATGAAGGCGGCCGAGCTCTTCGCGCTCTACGGCGCCTCGGCCAACCCGATGCTCCCGCTGCCCTCCGTCCAGCACGTCCCCGACCGCAACCACCCCGTGCGGCTCGCTCTGAGCCTGTTCCAGAGCGCCAGGGCTTACACCGAGGAAGCGTGCGGCTGCATGCAGACGTGCTGCGTCCACCTGCGGACGGCCGACGACCTGCTCGCCGTCCCGGCTCTCCCTTGCATGGACGGCTTACTCGACGTTGAGCGCTTCATCGCCCTCCACGCCGGCGTCAAGGCCGCGCTGGATCTCGCGAGGGTGAGCGCCGCGCTTGCCATCACCGCCCACTGGTTGGTGAGTTAA
- the LOC112892832 gene encoding uncharacterized protein LOC112892832, producing the protein MARVVAYNPRKRGREESSEPWRQLARTAPGTLLRVATSKWEGVNKCLKSTHRRLYGYNVVDMLRARDSGNRPSTPRGRTVDASHRKVKRLVALHDSAGHVLALCATRLGLRELQGGDADAGARWRAWEKHRAVAAGHAAEALRGLRSALTDLTAAVRILHVVSGKPPKFRARAWAWASEADRLVRRATDEVVAARHALQRMRRAVVLEFFDAWAGERRGRARRAAMEEWWELARSVPGTLLLVVDGTTTRLLVSFDRTHGRLQRVINLAVCLRSGVTDHPRPSAGPCPSVNVEETRRELDRLSALHAAAGRVFDLCGMFLGLRAGPLWQNWKAHHAAALDHAAQAQHWLRSAAAHARAARAADRMADSFDRPSPAWDAWVDASLSHARRTIWVEMRAQAAVRRMCEAVALEFFDAWMILNR; encoded by the exons ATGGCCAGGGTAGTCGCCTACAACCCAAGGAAGCGAGGGAGGGAGGAGAGCTCTGAGCCGTGGAGGCAGCTGGCGCGGACGGCGCCCGGCACCCTCCTGCGCGTGGCCACCTCGAAGTGGGAAGGAGTCAACAAGTGCCTCAAATCCACTCACCGGAGGCTCTACGGCTACAACGTCGTCGACATGCTCCGGGCGAGGGACTCCGGGAACCGGCCCTCGACCCCACGCGGCCGGACCGTCGACGCCTCCCACCGCAAGGTCAAGCGCCTCGTCGCGCTCCACGACTCGGCCGGCCACGTCCTCGCGCTCTGCGCCACGCGCCTCGGCCTGCGGGAGCTGCAGGGAGGCGACGCCGACGCCGGGGCGCGGTGGCGTGCGTGGGAGAAGCACCGCGCCGTGGCGGCCGGCCACGCCGCCGAGGCGCTGCGGGGGCTGCGATCCGCGCTGACGGACCTCACGGCGGCCGTGCGTATCCTCCACGTGGTCTCCGGGAAGCCGCCGAAGTTTCGGGCgagggcgtgggcgtgggcgtcgGAGGCGGATCGGCTCGTGCGCCGCGCCACGGACGAGGTCGTCGCGGCACGGCACGCGTTGCAGCGGATGCGTCGTGCCGTCGTGCTGGAGTTCTTCGACGCCTGGGCC ggggagagaagggggaggGCACGGCGCGCGGCAATGGAGGAATGGTGGGAGCTGGCGCGGTCGGTGCCGGGAACCCTCTTGCTCGTCGTCGACGGCACCACGACCCGGCTGCTCGTGTCCTTCGACCGCACCCACGGCAGGCTCCAGAGGGTCATCAACCTGGCGGTCTGCCTCCGGAGCGGCGTCACGGACCACCCCAGACCCAGCGCCGGGCCCTGCCCCAGCGTGAACGTCGAGGAGACCCGCCGCGAGCTCGACCGCCTCTCCGCGCTCCACGCCGCGGCCGGGCGCGTCTTCGACCTCTGCGGCATGTTCCTCGGGCTCCGGGCCGGCCCGCTGTGGCAGAACTGGAAAGCCCACCACGCCGCCGCGCTCGACCACGCCGCCCAGGCGCAGCACTGGCtgcgctccgccgccgcgcatGCCCGGGCGGCGAGGGCCGCCGACCGCATGGCCGACTCGTTTGACCGCCCGTCCCCAGCGTGGGACGCGTGGGTCGACGCGTCTCTGAGCCACGCGCGCCGCACCATCTGGGTGGAGATGAGGGCGCAGGCCGCGGTGCGCCGGATGTGCGAAGCGGTTGCTCTCGAGTTCTTCGACGcgtggatgattctgaatcgctGA
- the LOC112891483 gene encoding uncharacterized protein LOC112891483, with translation MEMEVESTWKGLFQRRLVLASRHCDRVHGLLLGAIEVVDDDVRNWRRHEGRPCAEEAQRALEGASAELGLALASVGAARHLALRGGAPCPSAPLDSVDDLAGDPAVWCALERLEKAAGIATRVHDGLEGARGHLRAAALLAALDGVGGGEGEGGDSTAPWEQSPCFSEQLNGAMELGEAMLKAGELVAETAAAREAAFGFISGVK, from the coding sequence atggaGATGGAAGTGGAGTCCACTTGGAAGGGCCTGTTCCAGCGGCGGCTGGTCCTGGCGTCCAGGCACTGCGACAGGGTCCACGGGCTGCTGCTCGGGGCGATCGAGGTCGTGGACGACGACGTGCGGAACTGGCGCCGCCACGAGGGGCGGCCCTGCGCGGAGGAGGCGCAGCGCGCGCTCGAGGGCGCCTCGGCGGAGCTCGGCCTCGCCCTCGCTAGCGTGGGCGCGGCGCGCCACCTCGCGCTCCGGGGCGGCGCGCCCTGCCCGAGCGCGCCGCTCGACTCCGTGGACGACCTCGCCGGGGACCCCGCCGTGTGGTGCGCGCTGGAGAGGCTCGAGAAGGCCGCCGGGATCGCCACCCGCGTGCACGACGGGCTGGAGGGCGCCCGCGGCCACCTGCGCGCGGCCGCGCTCCTGGCGGCCCTGGacggggtcggcggcggcgagggcgagggcgGCGACAGCACCGCCCCGTGGGAGCAGAGCCCCTGCTTCTCCGAGCAGCTCAACGGCGCCATGGAGCTCGGCGAAGCGATGCTGAAGGCGGGGGAGCTCGTCGCGGAGAccgcggccgcgcgcgaggCGGCGTTCGGCTTCATCAGCGGCGTCAAGTGA